The Primulina eburnea isolate SZY01 unplaced genomic scaffold, ASM2296580v1 ctg739_ERROPOS11973397, whole genome shotgun sequence sequence TGAAAAAATCAAATGTGCCCTTATAAGTTTATGTCATTGTAGGTTATTTATAATAGGCAGACAGATCAAAGTAGAGGATTTGGATTTGTGACTATGAGTTCAGTGGAAGAAGCTGAAAAGGCTGTCGAATTGTTCAATGGTTATGTAAGTTTTTTATTGCTATCGATTCATTATGTTTTCCTAATTTCCACAAAGATTTGCATGGTGGACCGATGGTGCATATGAACTTGACAACTTGCTCACTTTTGTAGCATCCTGCTTTAGTTTAGACTCCTGGTAATGGGTTACATTTTCATGGAAAAATTTCAAGTCTTTTCTGTCATTGAACATTAGCCCCAAGAATTCAAGTATTTCTCCAGTACTTGATTCTGTATGATTTTTTGATCTATTCAACATTCACCTAGTGGCTCCCTGAAAACTGGAATACTCTTTTTGGTTTAATTCCCTGTTGAGATAAATTTTAAAGTGGGTTTGGAAATACAGGCACATTTGGATCACTTCGATTTTTCAATGCGGTATGGTAGTTAGAAaaagattatttttttaaagagaTTGAAGTAGATACAAAAGTATCTCTATTTTTTGATTCTCTATAAAATTTGTAATTTCTGTTTCTTTTAAGCACTTCAAAAAATCCTTAGAAACTCTCCCAGATATCAATAAAAAACTACTTATAAGTGCTTCTTTTAatataaaagaatttttttaaaaagttttttTCATCCAATCACACTTTGAACTTCATATATTTGATTCTTTGATAAGTTCTACTTCTATACCCTTCCCATTGTATATGAGTTTTTATGTAGTCAGTTTGGTGTCAATTTCTAGAAATGCTTCATTTAAAGTGATATATTGGATCCTGTTATGCTTTAGGATATAGATGGAAGACTTCTAACCGTAAATAAGGCCGCTCCTAGAGGTTCACAGCCCGAAAGGAGTCCTAGACTTGCGGAGCGTGCTTCATTCAGAATGTACGTCGGTAACTTGCCATGGCAAGTGGATAATGCTAAGTTGGAGGAGGTGTTTAGTGAACATGGAAAAGTGGTTGATGCTCGTGTAGTATTTGATCGAGAGACCGGTCGATCACGTGGATTTGGTTTTGTGACGATGTCAACTGAGACAGAACTCAACGACGCCATAGCTGCTCTAGATGGACAGGTAATTGTTATATTTTCACATTTATGACTTTAAATTTGCTTTCAAATTGaagtttgaaaaatatttttggctAAGATTAACAGTCCCATTATATCGTGCTAGATTAAATTTCAGGGTTCAATCCTGTTTTGCATAACTCAGATTAGGTCGCCTGGAAAGAATCAAATTGTAATCGACAAGATCATGTCTTGTGAAATTTTAAGATTCTAACTCGGTCGAATGTACTTCTGCGATGCAGAGTTTGGGAGGCAGGGCAATTAGAGTGAATATTGCTGAAGAAAGGCCCAGGCGCTCCTTCTGATTCAAATATTTTACAGTTGGTTGGTACATAATTTGTGATTCTTGGTTCAGTTAAACACCTTACGAGACTTGAGATTTTAAACCCCTTTTACCCCCAATtcgtttttgaaaaaaaacaaTGCTGCAATCTGACGGTTTTatatgtttaattaaattccgAATTTTTCCACCTATGAAGTTCGGCTTCTGCTTATTTTTCTTCAGACGAGCtatgttatattatattacagtTTGCACGAACATAAACTGCCATGTTTATCAATTATATCACCCAGGAAGTAAATTAAATACAAATTACATTTAGTAAAATTTTCTGTGTCGTCGCAATAGCTTTTGAGCTGATCTTACTAACATCAAACATTAAATCGAGACAGTCGGAAAACAGCAAAGAGGGAGCAAATGGGTTGATTAAAACTTTGAAGAAACTTACACTACATCTAATTAAACCATCTTTCTCAATATTAATCAACCAAAATAGTATGTTCTAGTACGTGAAAACTCACTTTCATCATAACTAGTTTATGGTGCTTCGATACATATTTAGTTTTGCAAAAATACGTTAGGATAGTGGTGGTGTTGAACATGTATTTAGAAGCAAATTTCAGGCAACAAGGCGTGATATGGAGAGAGAGCACAACTCTATGGAACTGCTGAGGTGAAACTAGCGCCCCCAATCGGGTCGGCACCTGATGACATTACTCTATTCGTTCTATGGAAACATGTTACCGAGAAGCATTCTCAACAAACACCACAAAAGCAAAACCAAACATTACAAAAGTTATGTTGGTATTCTCCTACACCCATGTTTCTAACTTCTACAACAAATGAAATAGGGGATGAGTAAAACTACCAGAAGCAGCGAAAAATGGGACATACATGTAAAACAATACGTCTTGGGTCCACCTATGAAGTTCAGCTTCTGCTTATTTTTCTTCAGAAGAGCAATGTTATATTACAGTTTGCACGAATATAAACTGCCATGTTTATCAATTATATCACCCTGGAAGAAAAGATATAGGATGAAATGAGCTGGCTTATTGTCATGTAATTTACCTTATCAAAGTTGAAAAGAGACAGGAAACTAATGTTTCCTTGAAAGCCCGAGAAACACAGTAGCCGATGAAACTTGAACTCTAAGATCAGAAACATCAACATCGTGTCCGCCTTCAACCATACCCCATTTATCAACCTGTAAATCTTCCTCCAGCCGAATCAACTCAATAGCCTGCTCAATGTTCAACTTGCCACGAAAAATTCCGATTGCAATGATCAATGAATGAGCAGATGCAGCAAGTGCATCAATTGCAGCCAGCTCAGAGTTATCGGTCTTTCGAAGAAGGTTCTCAATGGCATTAACAAGACCCTCCTCTTGCTTGCCACCAAAAAAACTGGTGTATGTAACGGGCTTAAAGCCAAATTCCAACTCCAGCCATCTAAGTAAAGGATCTAGTTTTTCCACTTGGCGTTCTgcaattaataaatataaattggtAATCAAAACATACTAGATGAAACCTCAAAATACAGAAAAATGCTTTCTTCACACACATGAATTTACTTGAGCAACGAAAGGTTTTACATGTTAGTACTGACAGAGTGTGTTAGCAGAAAAAATTCTCCAAGCTATTTAACATGGAATGACACGAGACATTTAAAGAGAAGTGGCACCGCTTGAAATATAACTGTGAATACCCAGGAGATCACTCGTTAAAGGATCATCTTCAGAAGCCCGACAAAAAACCAGATCTTGATTGaatttcttcatcaaattttcaaTAATCTTCGGCCGAGTGATAGGAACTCTTTCTAATGCAGTACATGCAAGTTTCATCAGAGGCATTGTAAAGGGTCTAATTCCATCTGCCAGCTACAAATTGGAAAATTTTCATCATTTGGTCCACTCGTCTCTTAAAACACGAATTCAATTTATTTAAACGTAGCTATAAACTGCAAGGGACAAAACAATTGAGATACAGGAACAGGATAGCTAGTCACACAAAAAGCACTACCAAAAAAATTTGTTCGCATCAATTCATATTGAAATCGACACATGAGCAGatagaaaaataaataacacaAATCGCAGGAAAACCATATCAACAGAATTGAATGATTTCCTAAAAATGCAAATAACCGAATAGAGGGAGAAAATGGAGCTAACGCCTccaaatcttaaattttttatttttatgcattaattttttaaaccacCCCGGAATGCGAGTCGTCCATAGAAGAACAGAAAATTTTCATAATAACGGATTTATCATAACCCATCAATGAGGAAGGTTATACCATATAAATACATTACACGGTATCGACTAAAAAACAGAGTCAAGGGGGAACCTGATAGTCCCATTCAACAGCAATGGCTTTAGCAAGAGCTAAAGTAGGGCATTTCAGAGGTTTCTTTGAAGGGGATTTGAGAGTCCTGTAGTCTAGCATTACGGTCCATCCGTTGCCATCGTCAGCTTCTCTGGTGGTCACTTCTTTGTAGAATCGTTTGCCCACTATCGAACCGGTCATGAATGACATGGGCATCATCACGGATGAGGATGATTTAGACGACGTCGCTCTGGCGGAGCTTTTGAGGAACAAATGGTCATTGTTATCTGTAGCTGCGGCGGATTTCGGGTCTTCAGAAGAAAAGGTGAATGATGGGGACAGTTCGGGATCTCCAGCCGCAACGGAGACGCCGCTGATTCGGCGGAGGGTAGATATCGGAACCTTGAGGACggtggggtttagggttttccTGATCACCGCTGACGCCATTTGTATCGAGGAAGAGTTGAATGGGAATTGGGAGCTATGTTTGTCTGAAGAATAACCTGGATAACTTTGGGAGTGAAGAGTCCGACCCGAGTCCAAATTTCTTAGATCCAACTTTACAGGTCCAGGCCCGTAAATAAAAGGGCCGAGGTTTCTAACCCACGGTGCCTTGCAGATAattcaaagataaaaaaaggaatttattaatattaaaaataacctCGTTTGTTAAATATTTCACAATAATCTTGCATAATTTATCTTTAATAAGGATCctaaagtaaattttttttctacCACTACAACTCAGTGAATTATTTTTTccgaaaaaaaatttgacccatattattccccaaataattattgaaataaATGTATACTACATAATTTTCAGTTTACCACTGCTTTTTAATAGTCTAAAAAGATATGAGTTTATCataattattaaattcataaatatttttgatGCATTGATGTTGgattctaatattttattttaatgatgtaccaaatcataattttttcattgacattttacaaattattaatataagtaataattttaatgataaataaattattactcCATAGTCGAATAGGAGAAGAATATTAAGGTCGTTTGAAGCAACACTCCTGCACGGTATGGTTTGGACACATCGGCTGAGTACTGCCACCGCGAC is a genomic window containing:
- the LOC140821817 gene encoding uncharacterized protein isoform X2, which translates into the protein MASAVIRKTLNPTVLKVPISTLRRISGVSVAAGDPELSPSFTFSSEDPKSAAATDNNDHLFLKSSARATSSKSSSSVMMPMSFMTGSIVGKRFYKEVTTREADDGNGWTVMLDYRTLKSPSKKPLKCPTLALAKAIAVEWDYQLADGIRPFTMPLMKLACTALERVPITRPKIIENLMKKFNQDLVFCRASEDDPLTSDLLGIHSYISSERQVEKLDPLLRWLELEFGFKPVTYTSFFGGKQEEGLVNAIENLLRKTDNSELAAIDALAASAHSLIIAIGIFRGKLNIEQAIELIRLEEDLQVDKWGMVEGGHDVDVSDLRVQVSSATVFLGLSRKH
- the LOC140821817 gene encoding uncharacterized protein isoform X1 is translated as MLAPWVRNLGPFIYGPGPVKLDLRNLDSGRTLHSQSYPGYSSDKHSSQFPFNSSSIQMASAVIRKTLNPTVLKVPISTLRRISGVSVAAGDPELSPSFTFSSEDPKSAAATDNNDHLFLKSSARATSSKSSSSVMMPMSFMTGSIVGKRFYKEVTTREADDGNGWTVMLDYRTLKSPSKKPLKCPTLALAKAIAVEWDYQLADGIRPFTMPLMKLACTALERVPITRPKIIENLMKKFNQDLVFCRASEDDPLTSDLLERQVEKLDPLLRWLELEFGFKPVTYTSFFGGKQEEGLVNAIENLLRKTDNSELAAIDALAASAHSLIIAIGIFRGKLNIEQAIELIRLEEDLQVDKWGMVEGGHDVDVSDLRVQVSSATVFLGLSRKH
- the LOC140821764 gene encoding 28 kDa ribonucleoprotein, chloroplastic-like — translated: MTSANAPHLKLLECCGATTAPRIQLTTSTQPLSLRQIHNSTTWASLKSRISLSKIVPLVAQTSDWAQQEEEEESVESDGGGLEEDSYTEPSEEAKLFVGNLPYDVDSEKLAEMFNRAGVVEISEVIYNRQTDQSRGFGFVTMSSVEEAEKAVELFNGYDIDGRLLTVNKAAPRGSQPERSPRLAERASFRMYVGNLPWQVDNAKLEEVFSEHGKVVDARVVFDRETGRSRGFGFVTMSTETELNDAIAALDGQSLGGRAIRVNIAEERPRRSF